A DNA window from Nitrospira sp. contains the following coding sequences:
- a CDS encoding acetolactate synthase III, thiamin-dependent, small subunit (Evidence 2a : Function from experimental evidences in other organisms; PubMedId 1851954, 2198273, 6308579; Product type e : enzyme; MaGe:77309064): MEHIISVTVENKFGVLSRVAGLFSGRGFNIESLSVAPTLDPSMSQMTIVTSGDDRIIEQIVKHLNKLIDVIKVVDLNESEFVSRETALIKVHTKVEDRAEALRIADIFRANIIDSTPGTYTIEVTGDPQKIEAIINLLQPLGIKELTRTGRVAVAREPIRAGAAHPKKVARE, encoded by the coding sequence ATGGAACACATTATTTCCGTCACGGTTGAAAATAAATTCGGGGTGTTGTCCCGCGTCGCCGGGCTGTTCAGCGGGCGGGGATTCAATATCGAGAGCTTGTCGGTGGCGCCGACGCTGGATCCGTCGATGTCGCAGATGACGATTGTGACATCGGGCGACGATCGCATCATCGAGCAGATCGTGAAGCATCTCAATAAGCTTATCGATGTGATCAAGGTCGTCGATCTGAACGAGAGCGAGTTTGTGTCGCGCGAGACCGCGTTGATCAAGGTGCATACCAAGGTCGAAGACCGGGCGGAGGCGCTCAGGATCGCGGATATTTTCCGAGCCAACATTATCGATTCGACGCCGGGTACCTACACGATCGAAGTCACCGGCGATCCTCAAAAGATTGAAGCCATCATCAATCTGTTGCAGCCACTGGGGATCAAGGAATTGACTCGAACCGGGCGGGTGGCTGTGGCGCGGGAGCCGATTCGAGCGGGTGCGGCGCATCCGAAGAAAGTGGCGCGCGAGTAG
- a CDS encoding Ketol-acid reductoisomerase (NADP(+)) (MaGe:77309063), which produces MKIYYDKDADIQQIRNKKVAVIGYGSQGHAHALNMKESGVNVVVGVRQGASWTKAEQSGLKAMPVADAVKASDVVMILAPDELQAAIYRQDIAPNLKPGSYLAFGHGFNIHFGQIVPPANINVFMVAPKGPGHLVRSEYTKGSGVPCLLAVHQDPSGTTRQVGLAYASAVGGGRAGIIETNFREETETDLFGEQAVLCGGLTSLIQAGYETLTEAGYSPEMAYFECLHEVKLIVDLIYQGGIANMRYSISTTAKYGDITRGPRVVTEQTKQEMKKILGEIQTGQFAKEWVLENQANRPVYNALLAKGEAHPIEAVGAKLRAMMPWLKKDQLVDKTKN; this is translated from the coding sequence ATGAAGATTTATTACGACAAAGATGCCGACATTCAGCAGATCCGCAATAAGAAAGTCGCGGTGATCGGCTATGGCAGTCAGGGGCATGCGCATGCCCTCAATATGAAGGAGAGCGGCGTCAATGTCGTCGTCGGTGTGCGCCAAGGCGCATCCTGGACAAAGGCGGAGCAGAGCGGGCTCAAAGCCATGCCGGTCGCCGATGCGGTCAAGGCATCCGATGTGGTGATGATTCTGGCGCCCGATGAATTGCAGGCGGCGATTTATCGTCAGGACATTGCTCCGAACCTGAAGCCAGGTTCCTATCTCGCGTTCGGGCATGGGTTCAACATTCATTTCGGCCAAATCGTGCCACCGGCGAATATCAATGTGTTCATGGTCGCTCCTAAAGGGCCGGGACATCTGGTTCGTTCTGAGTATACGAAAGGCAGCGGAGTGCCTTGCTTGCTTGCCGTTCATCAGGATCCGAGCGGGACGACGCGGCAGGTGGGGTTGGCTTATGCCAGCGCCGTCGGCGGCGGACGCGCCGGCATCATCGAAACCAATTTTCGTGAAGAGACAGAAACCGACCTCTTCGGCGAGCAAGCGGTATTGTGCGGCGGGCTGACCTCGCTCATTCAGGCAGGTTACGAAACTCTGACCGAAGCCGGGTATTCGCCTGAGATGGCCTATTTCGAGTGTCTGCATGAAGTGAAGTTGATCGTCGATCTGATCTATCAGGGCGGCATCGCCAATATGCGCTACTCGATCAGCACCACGGCTAAGTACGGGGATATCACTCGCGGGCCTAGAGTGGTGACCGAGCAGACGAAACAGGAAATGAAGAAGATCCTCGGTGAAATTCAGACCGGTCAGTTTGCCAAAGAGTGGGTGCTGGAGAATCAAGCCAATCGCCCTGTCTACAATGCGTTGCTGGCCAAAGGCGAAGCGCATCCCATCGAGGCCGTAGGGGCCAAGCTCCGGGCAATGATGCCCTGGCTGAAGAAAGATCAGCTGGTCGACAAGACGAAGAATTAG